One Sediminicola sp. YIK13 DNA segment encodes these proteins:
- the infC gene encoding translation initiation factor IF-3 has protein sequence MAIRKRFRPQPRRENKNPHNINRAITSQNVRLVGDNVEVGVYSLKDALAKSEELELDLVEISPKADPPVCKITDYKKFLYEQKKREKVMKAKATKVVVKEIRFGPQTDDHDYEFKKKHAEKFLKDGAKLKAYVFFKGRSIVYKDQGEILLLKLASELEELGKVEQMPRLEGKRMTMFLAPKTKK, from the coding sequence ATAGCAATACGAAAAAGATTTAGGCCACAGCCTAGAAGAGAAAATAAGAATCCGCACAATATCAACAGAGCAATTACCTCTCAGAATGTACGTTTGGTAGGTGATAATGTTGAAGTGGGTGTTTACTCTTTAAAGGACGCACTAGCAAAATCTGAAGAATTAGAGTTGGATTTAGTGGAGATTTCTCCAAAAGCAGATCCACCCGTATGTAAGATTACGGATTACAAGAAGTTTCTTTACGAACAGAAGAAAAGGGAAAAGGTCATGAAGGCCAAAGCCACTAAAGTAGTGGTTAAGGAAATCAGATTTGGTCCACAGACAGATGATCATGATTACGAGTTCAAAAAGAAGCATGCTGAAAAATTCTTAAAGGATGGCGCAAAGCTAAAAGCTTATGTCTTCTTTAAAGGACGATCTATCGTATACAAAGATCAAGGTGAGATATTGTTGCTGAAACTGGCCTCCGAATTGGAAGAGCTAGGGAAGGTAGAGCAAATGCCGAGATTGGAAGGAAAGCGTATGACGATGTTCCTTGCTCCGAAAACAAAGAAATAA
- the thrS gene encoding threonine--tRNA ligase yields the protein MIKITLPDGTIKEHAKGSSPMDVAKGISEGFARNVISAKYNDTIVETVTPLTEDGTLTLYTWNDKEGKKAFWHSSSHVVAQALEELYPGAKLTIGPAIDNGFYYDVDFGDRSISEKDFQEIEKKALEIARGKHDYKMRAVTKAEALNKYKAQGNEYKVELIENLEDGTITFCDHDTFTDLCRGGHIPNTGIIKAIKILSVAGAYWRGNENNKQLTRVYGISFPKQKELTEYLELLEQAKQRDHRKLGKELELFTFSAKVGQGLPLWLPKGAALRERLENFLKKAQKKAGYEMVVTPHIGQKELYVTSGHYAKYGEDSFQPIRTPKMDEEFLLKPMNCPHHCEIFNFKPHSYKDLPKRFAEFGTVYRYEQSGELHGLTRVRGFTQDDAHIFCTPDQLAEEFKNVIDLTLYVLGSLGFGNFTAQVSVRDLNTPEKYIGSVENWEKAENAIINAATEKGLDFVVESGEAAFYGPKLDFMVKDALGRQWQLGTIQVDYNLPERFDLTYKGSDNELHRPVMIHRAPFGSMERFIALLLEHTGGNFPLWLIPEQAIVLPISEKHEKYAQKVLNSLENHEIRALVDKRSETVGKKIREAEMNKIPFMLIVGDNEEQENTISVRRHGGDDLGSITLTDFSNLVTNEINSTLKSF from the coding sequence ATGATTAAAATTACATTGCCAGACGGAACGATTAAAGAACATGCAAAGGGTAGTTCTCCAATGGATGTGGCCAAAGGAATTAGCGAGGGTTTCGCAAGAAATGTCATCTCTGCAAAATACAATGATACCATCGTGGAAACGGTGACCCCCTTAACCGAGGACGGGACACTAACTTTATATACATGGAACGACAAAGAAGGTAAGAAAGCTTTTTGGCATTCTTCTTCCCACGTTGTGGCCCAAGCTTTGGAAGAATTGTACCCTGGCGCAAAACTGACCATTGGACCAGCTATTGACAATGGCTTTTATTATGATGTTGATTTTGGCGACCGAAGTATTTCCGAAAAGGACTTTCAAGAAATAGAGAAAAAGGCCCTTGAAATAGCCCGTGGCAAACACGATTACAAGATGCGTGCCGTGACCAAAGCGGAAGCTTTAAATAAATATAAGGCACAAGGAAATGAATATAAGGTAGAACTGATAGAAAATCTTGAAGACGGTACCATTACTTTCTGCGACCATGATACATTTACCGATCTTTGTCGCGGGGGACATATCCCCAATACCGGGATCATCAAGGCCATAAAAATATTGAGTGTTGCCGGTGCCTACTGGAGAGGTAATGAAAACAACAAACAGTTGACCCGTGTCTACGGCATCTCCTTTCCAAAACAAAAGGAACTCACAGAATACCTAGAGCTATTGGAGCAGGCCAAACAACGCGACCATAGAAAATTGGGCAAGGAATTGGAACTATTCACCTTTTCCGCAAAAGTAGGACAAGGCCTTCCTTTGTGGTTACCGAAAGGAGCCGCCCTTAGGGAGCGTTTGGAGAATTTCTTGAAAAAGGCCCAAAAGAAAGCAGGTTACGAGATGGTTGTAACACCACATATTGGCCAGAAGGAATTGTATGTGACTTCAGGACATTATGCCAAATACGGGGAAGATAGCTTTCAGCCTATCAGAACCCCAAAAATGGATGAGGAATTTTTGTTGAAACCAATGAACTGCCCCCACCATTGTGAGATATTTAATTTTAAACCACATTCTTACAAAGATTTACCGAAACGTTTTGCTGAATTTGGCACCGTATATAGGTATGAACAGAGCGGAGAATTGCACGGTCTTACCAGAGTACGTGGTTTTACCCAGGATGACGCCCATATATTCTGTACCCCGGACCAATTGGCGGAAGAATTTAAAAATGTTATAGACCTTACCTTATATGTTTTGGGATCTCTAGGTTTTGGAAATTTCACGGCCCAAGTATCCGTGAGGGATCTCAACACCCCTGAAAAATACATTGGATCGGTTGAAAATTGGGAAAAAGCAGAAAATGCAATTATAAATGCTGCGACAGAAAAAGGGTTGGATTTTGTTGTTGAAAGTGGGGAAGCTGCTTTCTATGGCCCCAAGCTGGACTTTATGGTAAAGGATGCCCTGGGCAGACAATGGCAATTGGGAACTATTCAGGTAGACTACAACTTACCGGAGCGTTTTGACCTTACCTATAAAGGCAGTGATAATGAATTGCACAGACCGGTCATGATTCACCGTGCACCCTTTGGAAGTATGGAGCGATTCATTGCCCTTTTACTGGAACATACAGGAGGAAATTTCCCTTTATGGCTGATCCCAGAACAGGCTATTGTATTGCCTATAAGTGAGAAGCATGAAAAATATGCCCAAAAAGTTTTAAATTCCCTAGAAAATCACGAAATTCGCGCCCTTGTAGACAAGAGAAGTGAGACTGTTGGCAAAAAAATACGAGAGGCAGAAATGAACAAGATACCGTTTATGCTGATCGTAGGGGACAATGAGGAACAGGAAAACACGATTTCTGTTAGAAGACATGGAGGCGATGATTTAGGCTCCATCACCTTGACAGACTTCTCCAACTTGGTTACTAATGAAATAAATAGTACCTTAAAGTCGTTTTAA